From a region of the Bacteroidia bacterium genome:
- the gyrA gene encoding DNA gyrase subunit A has translation MAEGEKIIDINIENEMKTAYIDYSMSVIVSRALPDVRDGLKPVHRRVLFGMQELGVLSNRPYKKSARIVGEVLGKYHPHGDTAVYDTMVRMAQEWSLRYPLVDGQGNYGSIDGDSPAAMRYTEARLRKIAEEMLSDIDKNTVDFKPNFDDSLEEPTVLPSRMPNLLVNGASGIAVGMATNMAPHNLTEVINATIAYIENKEIPVTGLMKYVTAPDFPTAGIIYGYEGVREGYETGRGRVVIRSRATIEPWKDRERIVVTEIPYQVNKAELIKRTAELINDKKIEGISDIRDESNREGIRIVYELKKDAIGNVVLNNLFKHTSLQTTFSINNIALVGGRPMLLNLKDQIKYYVEHRHEVVIRRTKFELEQAEKRAHILEGYLKALDHLDEVIRLIRESATPQEAQEGLIKQFGLSEIQAKAILELRLRVLTGMERDKIKEEYATLMELISFLKEVLASEPLRMEIIKDELGEIREKYGDERRTELVLAAGEFRMEDMIADEDVVITISHMGYIKRTPLTEYRRQNRGGTGSRGSSTREEDFLEHLFVASTHNYILFFTEKGMCFWLKAFEIPEGNKTSKGRAIQNLVNLQPGDKVKAYINVKNLTDESYINNNYIVMCTRKGVIKKTTLEAYSRPRTNGIIAITIREGDSLLEACMTNGQNEIMLAAKEGKVCRFNESVVRPMGRGASGVTGMNLDEEEYKDNEVVGMICLNDSKTNVLVVSEKGYGKRSDIEEYRITNRGGKGVKTINITDKTGKLVAIKEVNDKNDLMIITRSGITIRMAVADLRVMGRATQGVRLINLREEDEIGAVAKVDIDEENVPETNGENGPEASDQEKGGEENGSQIDTTEENSPE, from the coding sequence ATGGCAGAAGGAGAGAAGATTATTGATATTAATATTGAAAATGAGATGAAAACAGCCTACATCGACTACTCGATGTCGGTGATCGTCTCCCGTGCTTTACCTGATGTAAGGGACGGACTGAAGCCCGTTCACCGAAGGGTGCTGTTCGGGATGCAGGAACTGGGCGTGCTCTCCAATCGTCCGTATAAGAAATCAGCCAGAATTGTGGGGGAAGTACTCGGAAAGTATCACCCACATGGCGACACGGCGGTATATGATACCATGGTACGGATGGCACAGGAGTGGAGTCTTCGGTATCCGCTGGTAGACGGGCAAGGAAACTACGGAAGCATTGACGGTGATTCTCCAGCTGCCATGCGTTATACAGAAGCAAGGCTGAGAAAGATAGCGGAGGAGATGCTGTCAGATATTGACAAGAATACAGTTGATTTCAAACCTAATTTTGATGATTCTCTGGAGGAGCCTACCGTTCTTCCGTCCAGGATGCCTAATCTTCTGGTGAACGGAGCCAGCGGCATTGCTGTGGGAATGGCCACCAATATGGCTCCTCACAATCTGACCGAAGTGATCAATGCCACCATCGCCTATATCGAAAACAAGGAGATTCCGGTGACAGGTCTCATGAAATATGTGACGGCTCCTGATTTCCCAACTGCAGGGATTATTTACGGCTATGAAGGTGTTCGTGAAGGATATGAAACAGGACGAGGCCGGGTGGTGATCCGTTCACGCGCAACGATTGAGCCCTGGAAGGACCGGGAACGAATCGTGGTAACAGAAATACCCTATCAGGTAAATAAAGCCGAACTGATCAAGCGCACCGCAGAGTTGATCAACGATAAAAAGATTGAGGGTATCTCTGATATTCGTGATGAAAGTAACCGGGAAGGAATCCGGATCGTGTATGAATTAAAGAAGGATGCCATTGGCAATGTGGTGCTGAACAACCTGTTCAAGCATACCAGCCTGCAGACGACTTTTTCAATCAACAATATTGCCTTGGTTGGAGGACGTCCCATGTTGCTGAATCTGAAGGATCAAATTAAATATTATGTAGAACACCGGCATGAGGTGGTAATCAGGCGCACCAAGTTTGAACTGGAACAAGCCGAAAAACGCGCCCATATTCTCGAGGGATATCTTAAAGCGCTGGATCACCTGGATGAGGTGATCAGACTGATCCGGGAATCTGCCACGCCCCAGGAAGCGCAGGAGGGACTGATAAAGCAATTCGGACTGAGTGAGATTCAGGCGAAGGCAATACTGGAGCTCCGACTGCGCGTACTTACCGGTATGGAGCGCGACAAGATCAAGGAAGAATATGCAACACTGATGGAGTTGATCTCCTTCCTGAAGGAAGTACTGGCCAGCGAACCCTTGCGAATGGAGATCATCAAGGACGAACTGGGAGAGATCCGGGAGAAATACGGCGATGAGCGTCGAACGGAACTGGTGCTCGCTGCCGGCGAGTTCCGGATGGAGGATATGATCGCCGATGAAGATGTGGTGATCACCATTTCCCATATGGGGTATATCAAACGGACGCCACTAACAGAATACCGGCGGCAGAACAGGGGAGGAACCGGTTCACGCGGATCCTCCACCAGGGAGGAGGATTTCCTGGAACACCTGTTTGTCGCATCCACTCATAACTATATTCTCTTCTTCACGGAAAAGGGAATGTGCTTCTGGTTAAAGGCATTCGAGATACCTGAAGGAAACAAGACCAGCAAAGGCCGTGCTATTCAGAATCTGGTCAACCTGCAACCGGGAGACAAGGTGAAAGCCTACATCAATGTGAAAAATCTGACTGACGAATCCTATATCAACAACAATTATATTGTGATGTGTACCCGAAAAGGTGTGATCAAGAAAACCACACTGGAAGCGTATTCCCGGCCACGCACCAACGGTATTATTGCCATTACGATCCGCGAAGGTGATTCGCTGCTGGAGGCCTGCATGACCAACGGACAAAATGAGATCATGCTGGCTGCCAAAGAAGGAAAAGTGTGCCGGTTCAATGAATCCGTAGTGCGCCCGATGGGTAGGGGCGCATCAGGCGTAACAGGAATGAATCTGGATGAGGAGGAATATAAAGACAACGAAGTTGTGGGTATGATCTGTCTGAACGACAGCAAGACGAATGTGCTGGTGGTTTCAGAAAAGGGTTATGGCAAGCGTTCCGACATTGAGGAATACCGGATCACCAACAGGGGAGGAAAGGGTGTGAAGACGATTAATATCACTGACAAAACCGGGAAACTGGTTGCCATCAAGGAGGTAAATGATAAGAACGATCTTATGATCATCACCCGGTCGGGTATCACCATTCGCATGGCTGTGGCTGATCTGCGGGTGATGGGAAGGGCAACGCAGGGAGTCCGGCTTATCAATCTCCGGGAAGAAGATGAAATCGGGGCAGTGGCAAAGGTGGACATTGATGAGGAGAATGTGCCCGAAACGAATGGAGAAAATGGACCCGAAGCGTCTGATCAGGAGAAAGGAGGGGAAGAAAATGGCTCACAAATTGATACTACGGAGGAAAATAGCCCCGAATAA
- a CDS encoding type IX secretion system membrane protein PorP/SprF, which produces MRQTVLLLLVAVFLRLHSQPAYFNQYNGVMGTLNPALIIGPDRGQFSLIARSQWRNHPMHANLGSLSVNLYSSRINQALGFFAEYKDGFDTQNTASTGLRWAYRVVFLDKMYLCAGAGLKYTKLDLAYPYPTFTASPEFAPWPYPLHRQYLSSDFGITLYGQAGKYAGFSLRDIHWKVLDSDTLTELSPGKTWSVHGLYHFAVTRASQVLLFASFDRGFEIRESNATYSLVQFQANYYIHKKIVAGLGYKRVGPYYGHMTWRAGFFLFGEQALISYSYDMKPYILNNKIHWNPSHELLLKIRLQDQK; this is translated from the coding sequence ATGAGACAAACAGTTTTGCTTCTTTTGGTAGCTGTATTTCTGCGGCTGCATTCCCAACCCGCCTACTTTAATCAGTACAACGGAGTGATGGGAACGCTGAACCCTGCGCTGATTATCGGTCCCGACCGGGGCCAGTTCTCTCTCATCGCACGCAGCCAGTGGAGAAATCACCCCATGCATGCCAATCTGGGAAGCCTGAGCGTGAACCTGTATTCTTCTCGTATCAATCAGGCCCTGGGTTTTTTTGCGGAGTATAAGGATGGCTTTGATACCCAAAACACCGCCAGCACAGGACTCCGGTGGGCCTACCGTGTAGTATTTCTGGACAAGATGTATCTGTGCGCGGGGGCAGGATTAAAATACACGAAGCTGGACCTGGCGTATCCGTACCCGACATTCACAGCCTCTCCCGAATTTGCTCCCTGGCCATACCCACTTCACCGCCAATATCTTTCTTCAGACTTCGGCATCACATTGTACGGACAAGCAGGAAAGTATGCCGGTTTCAGCCTCCGCGACATTCACTGGAAGGTGCTTGACAGCGATACACTTACAGAGCTGTCGCCCGGTAAGACATGGAGCGTTCACGGCCTCTATCATTTCGCGGTTACACGAGCATCTCAAGTGCTTCTTTTTGCCTCTTTTGATCGTGGATTTGAGATCCGTGAATCGAACGCAACGTATTCTCTTGTGCAATTTCAGGCCAACTATTATATACATAAAAAGATAGTAGCCGGTTTGGGATATAAGCGGGTGGGACCGTATTACGGTCATATGACCTGGCGGGCTGGCTTCTTTCTTTTTGGTGAACAGGCTTTAATAAGCTACAGTTATGATATGAAGCCGTATATACTTAACAATAAAATACATTGGAATCCTTCGCATGAATTGTTGCTGAAGATTCGCTTACAAGATCAAAAATAA
- a CDS encoding branched-chain amino acid aminotransferase codes for MIDTALKINIRKVSKSRIQEMDPDNIAFGKIFSDHMLLADYQDGQWQDIRITPYEKMSIAPSMSALHYGQAIFEGLKAYKTEKGEILVSRPYDNWKRLNISAERMTIPNVPEDLFIEGLRELLRLDKNWVPSKPGTSLYIRPFIFSTDEYIGVKPSDSYRFMIFTAPAGAYYSAPIKVLVETNYIRAVEGGIGFVKAAGNYGRSLFPTKLAQQRGYQQIIWTDARNHRFLEESGTMNIIVVIDDIVITPPLGDTILAGITRDSVLTLARDWGYRVQERKISIDEVIDAHRKETLQDMFGVGTAATIAPMSAFGFEGKDYVLPPAEERIFSNRVATELENIRRGKAEDVHNWMLKI; via the coding sequence ATGATCGACACTGCCCTGAAGATCAATATCCGAAAGGTATCCAAATCCAGAATTCAGGAAATGGATCCGGACAATATCGCATTCGGAAAAATATTCTCGGACCACATGCTTTTGGCGGATTATCAGGATGGCCAGTGGCAGGATATCCGGATTACTCCTTACGAGAAAATGTCCATCGCACCAAGTATGAGTGCGCTGCATTACGGACAGGCGATTTTCGAGGGATTAAAGGCCTACAAAACAGAAAAAGGTGAGATACTGGTATCGCGCCCCTATGACAACTGGAAGCGGCTGAATATCTCCGCCGAGCGAATGACAATTCCAAATGTTCCCGAAGATCTTTTTATTGAAGGCTTACGGGAGTTGTTGCGGCTGGATAAGAACTGGGTGCCCTCCAAGCCGGGAACATCACTTTACATACGTCCGTTTATCTTTTCCACCGATGAATACATTGGTGTAAAGCCTTCTGATAGTTATCGTTTCATGATCTTTACTGCTCCCGCCGGAGCCTATTACTCAGCTCCTATTAAGGTGCTGGTTGAGACCAATTACATTCGGGCTGTGGAAGGAGGTATCGGGTTTGTAAAGGCTGCAGGCAACTACGGACGATCCCTCTTCCCAACCAAGCTGGCTCAGCAAAGAGGCTACCAGCAGATCATCTGGACCGATGCCCGAAACCACCGTTTCCTGGAGGAATCAGGAACGATGAATATCATTGTAGTGATTGATGATATCGTCATCACTCCGCCTCTCGGAGATACGATTCTTGCCGGCATAACACGCGACAGTGTGCTTACCCTTGCACGTGACTGGGGTTACCGTGTACAAGAACGCAAAATAAGTATTGATGAGGTGATTGATGCACACCGGAAAGAAACGCTCCAGGACATGTTTGGAGTGGGAACGGCAGCAACAATCGCACCTATGAGTGCTTTTGGCTTCGAAGGAAAAGATTACGTACTCCCTCCGGCCGAGGAGAGAATATTCTCTAACAGGGTGGCCACCGAACTGGAAAATATCCGTCGTGGTAAAGCCGAGGATGTCCATAACTGGATGCTGAAGATCTGA
- a CDS encoding NAD-binding protein, translating to MRSPSLSQRFRYWFDNTLSKGTIAIIAWLAVLSGLVVMCAAVILAITGFGGEEQGFIEGAWQSLMRAMDAGNLAGDEGWPLRIIMFAVTIAGIFIVSILIGTLTSGIEAKLEEMRKGKSLVIEHNHTLILGWSAKIYPVISELIIANLNQKKPRIVIMADKDKVEMEDEIRSRFPETRNTKIICRSGSPLDLNELEIVSPHNARSIVILSPESENPDTEVIKAILAITNNPRRKKEKYHIVAEIREEQNMEAARLVGNDEAVLVLAGELIARVTAQTCRQSGLSVVYTELLDFDGAEIYFSAEDKLAGKTYREALFAYEESAVIGLFRKNGTVDINPPAGTRIEKGDQVIAISEDDDTLVISGKSQFDVDNAALAKGMAATSSAERTLLLGWNEKGITIIRELGNYIKEGSEIQVVSENESAAADVMKLSEELPTLRIGHKLMDTTLRVNLESLNVDSFDHIIILCYTGMDVQQSDAKTLITLLHLRSIADQQQKDLNIVSEMLDVRNRELAEVTKADDFIVSDKLISLMLSQLSENKHLKAVFDDLFSSEGSEIYLKPACDYVIAETSVNFYTVMESALQKNETAIGYKIAAKSKDAGAGYGVKVNPVKSDKIRFVPEDKIIVLADN from the coding sequence ATGCGCTCTCCTTCTCTGTCTCAGCGTTTTCGTTACTGGTTTGACAATACACTCTCTAAAGGAACCATTGCCATTATTGCCTGGTTGGCCGTGCTATCCGGCCTGGTTGTTATGTGCGCTGCCGTTATCCTTGCGATCACAGGATTCGGGGGTGAAGAGCAGGGATTCATCGAAGGAGCATGGCAAAGTTTGATGCGTGCAATGGACGCTGGAAATCTTGCCGGCGACGAAGGCTGGCCCTTGCGCATCATCATGTTTGCCGTTACTATTGCGGGAATTTTTATTGTAAGTATACTGATTGGTACGCTCACCTCCGGCATCGAAGCCAAGCTGGAGGAAATGAGAAAGGGAAAGTCCCTGGTGATCGAGCATAATCATACACTCATCTTGGGCTGGTCTGCCAAGATCTATCCTGTTATTTCCGAGCTCATCATCGCCAATCTGAATCAGAAGAAACCCCGGATTGTGATTATGGCCGACAAGGATAAAGTCGAGATGGAAGATGAGATCCGGTCTCGCTTTCCCGAAACAAGAAACACAAAGATTATCTGCCGATCGGGAAGTCCACTCGATTTGAATGAACTGGAGATTGTAAGTCCTCATAATGCGCGATCCATTGTTATTCTTTCGCCGGAATCAGAGAATCCGGATACAGAAGTGATCAAAGCGATTCTGGCGATCACCAATAATCCCCGGCGAAAGAAAGAAAAGTATCATATCGTGGCAGAAATACGGGAGGAACAGAATATGGAGGCGGCCCGGCTGGTGGGAAATGATGAGGCGGTATTGGTGCTGGCCGGTGAACTGATTGCCCGTGTAACCGCTCAAACCTGCAGACAAAGCGGCTTATCGGTGGTATACACAGAATTACTTGACTTCGACGGAGCAGAAATCTATTTCAGTGCGGAAGATAAACTGGCTGGAAAGACCTACCGGGAAGCGCTTTTCGCTTATGAGGAATCGGCCGTTATCGGACTCTTCCGAAAAAATGGAACCGTGGATATCAATCCCCCTGCCGGAACGCGTATCGAAAAGGGAGATCAGGTAATTGCTATCTCCGAGGATGACGATACGCTGGTTATCAGCGGGAAATCTCAATTTGATGTAGATAACGCAGCCCTAGCCAAAGGGATGGCTGCCACGTCTTCTGCGGAACGAACCCTCCTCCTTGGATGGAACGAAAAAGGAATTACTATTATCAGAGAGCTTGGCAATTATATTAAGGAAGGTTCGGAAATACAAGTTGTTTCGGAAAATGAATCTGCCGCCGCCGATGTGATGAAACTGAGCGAAGAGCTTCCCACCCTCAGGATCGGTCACAAGTTGATGGATACCACGCTGCGGGTGAATCTGGAATCACTGAATGTGGATAGTTTTGATCACATCATCATTTTATGTTATACAGGAATGGATGTACAACAATCCGACGCGAAGACGCTGATCACCCTGCTTCATCTGCGCAGCATCGCAGATCAGCAGCAAAAAGATCTCAATATAGTGAGCGAGATGCTGGATGTACGTAACCGTGAACTGGCTGAAGTAACCAAAGCAGACGATTTTATTGTAAGCGATAAACTTATAAGTCTCATGCTCTCTCAGCTCAGCGAGAACAAACATCTTAAGGCAGTATTTGACGATCTTTTCTCCTCAGAAGGCAGTGAAATCTATCTGAAGCCGGCCTGTGACTACGTCATTGCGGAAACCTCCGTGAATTTTTATACAGTAATGGAATCTGCCCTGCAGAAAAATGAAACGGCCATCGGCTATAAGATCGCCGCCAAGTCGAAGGATGCTGGTGCCGGTTACGGAGTAAAGGTAAATCCGGTTAAATCCGATAAGATCCGGTTTGTCCCTGAAGATAAGATCATTGTTCTGGCGGACAACTGA
- a CDS encoding DUF4139 domain-containing protein translates to MKKVTMIILLVLSMMAFAEEVPEVNSEPKPYQVTVFLTGAELRYHADLNLQKGKNLVKFTNLSAKLDPGSIIVDINKKSAVILSVFSGNNFLQPVPDNTKIRPIRDSIELVKDELALLRGRKDALTQEKELLSKNDAILGKDKGQPASETEKSADFFRKRITDINMELYKIGKQEVRWSQRLDLLSKQYNELNLRINPPSSEVSVLLLAGEGGSCGFDLKYRVADAGWTPKYDIRVEGVTKPVEMLYKANIFNNTGVDWVNVKLKLSTADPRMGAQYPKLDDWSFTGEQRTSEENANYSYQQSQIVQLKKDNANVEFKMVEVDELNAEFDIALPYTIPSDSKPYLVDVNNKMLDARYEYVSVPKMDKDAFLIAKVVGWTDLNLVSGNASIYFNGTYIGQSRINVREISDTLELSLGRDSKIAISRVKKSERNDRQIIGNYEKETFKYEITVKNNRESTLTLSISDQVPMDNDSRIDIHIAELSGGIYDKPSGQVTWKLTLQPGEVKTINFNFSVKYPKSMKPKKKKYRTISSPSF, encoded by the coding sequence ATGAAAAAAGTAACGATGATCATTCTCCTGGTGCTCAGCATGATGGCTTTCGCAGAAGAGGTGCCGGAAGTAAACAGCGAGCCAAAACCTTATCAGGTAACTGTGTTTTTAACAGGTGCTGAACTAAGGTATCATGCCGATTTGAATCTCCAAAAGGGAAAGAACCTGGTCAAATTCACAAACCTTTCAGCCAAGCTTGATCCGGGAAGCATAATAGTGGATATAAATAAGAAGAGCGCCGTCATTCTTTCGGTATTCAGCGGAAACAATTTTCTTCAGCCGGTTCCCGATAATACAAAGATCCGTCCCATCCGCGATAGTATAGAGTTGGTAAAGGATGAACTAGCCTTGTTGCGTGGCAGGAAGGATGCTCTTACTCAGGAAAAGGAGCTTCTTTCGAAAAACGATGCAATCCTTGGAAAGGATAAAGGGCAGCCGGCATCCGAAACCGAGAAAAGTGCGGATTTCTTCCGCAAACGGATTACAGACATTAATATGGAATTATACAAGATCGGAAAGCAGGAGGTGCGGTGGTCACAACGACTTGATTTGCTGAGTAAACAGTATAATGAATTAAACTTACGCATCAATCCGCCAAGTTCAGAGGTGAGTGTTCTATTACTGGCAGGGGAGGGGGGAAGCTGTGGATTTGACCTCAAATACAGGGTGGCGGATGCCGGCTGGACCCCGAAATATGATATCCGGGTGGAAGGTGTAACGAAGCCGGTGGAAATGCTTTATAAGGCAAATATTTTTAACAATACCGGAGTAGACTGGGTGAATGTTAAATTAAAACTATCCACAGCCGATCCGCGGATGGGTGCCCAATATCCTAAGCTGGATGATTGGTCTTTTACCGGCGAGCAGAGAACATCAGAAGAAAACGCCAATTATTCCTACCAGCAAAGCCAGATTGTGCAGTTAAAGAAAGATAACGCCAATGTGGAGTTCAAGATGGTGGAGGTAGATGAGCTCAATGCGGAGTTTGATATTGCATTACCCTATACGATTCCTTCAGATAGTAAGCCTTACCTGGTGGACGTGAATAATAAAATGCTGGATGCCCGGTATGAGTATGTTTCTGTTCCAAAAATGGATAAGGATGCATTCCTGATTGCAAAAGTGGTAGGATGGACGGATCTGAACCTGGTTTCCGGAAATGCATCCATCTATTTTAACGGCACCTACATCGGACAATCAAGAATTAATGTACGCGAGATTTCCGACACACTGGAATTAAGTCTTGGGCGCGACAGTAAAATTGCTATTTCCAGGGTAAAGAAATCAGAGCGTAACGACCGGCAGATCATCGGAAACTATGAGAAGGAAACCTTCAAATATGAGATTACAGTTAAAAACAACCGGGAATCCACACTCACACTTAGCATTTCGGATCAGGTGCCGATGGATAACGATAGCAGGATAGACATCCATATAGCGGAACTGAGCGGAGGAATATATGATAAGCCTTCCGGACAGGTAACATGGAAGCTAACGCTGCAACCAGGTGAGGTGAAAACCATTAACTTTAACTTTTCCGTAAAGTATCCGAAATCCATGAAACCTAAGAAAAAGAAGTACCGGACCATCAGCAGCCCGTCATTCTGA
- a CDS encoding carboxypeptidase-like regulatory domain-containing protein has product MELVRLRRSDNMIFSRVVLLLLGSLIPLLVHGQILVTGIVTDKNTGKAIPGVNIRIMQSGKKSVTGSTGCFRINTEGDKPVRLRFTHISYDTAWATIPPNGDSAFILVSLQPSQIMFEPVLISGSHKPDTVIGSSRFFINDFEFFGEQIVLLTFEKKPEKSKVMLADKDSRIISTFPIPVNGEELFRDFLGNVNVIGKDSVYRVLVKENNLRLVSVPPEEFEHLIRPCIDTVAGKIVFSDYRDDYPEFSYYSWDPSDSVAVRLRHILDEDLALMYSFEYDFLTTRQKVYARKMELATGIDKREIAAYMTNFSGSRYFTPLYAPLFVISDTLYLFEHYKNYLYRMDKDGKVLDSSSINYHKPEKWREWRRRLIREENGSRVFGLFLKDGYYSLKEIDIRSGKVISVSRLYFPYVGKIRVKDGYAWYIYRPFESQQSKFLYKERLNEYK; this is encoded by the coding sequence ATGGAATTAGTACGCCTGCGGCGTTCTGATAATATGATCTTTTCACGTGTGGTACTGTTGCTGCTTGGGAGTTTGATTCCGTTGCTGGTGCATGGGCAAATACTAGTGACAGGCATTGTGACGGATAAGAACACTGGTAAGGCCATACCCGGAGTGAATATCCGAATAATGCAGTCGGGCAAGAAATCAGTTACCGGGTCTACAGGATGTTTTCGTATAAATACCGAAGGAGATAAACCGGTCCGGCTGCGCTTCACACATATTTCCTATGATACAGCCTGGGCAACAATCCCCCCGAACGGAGATTCCGCGTTCATTCTCGTAAGCCTGCAGCCTTCCCAAATCATGTTCGAACCGGTGCTGATCAGCGGAAGCCACAAGCCGGATACTGTGATAGGCTCATCCAGGTTCTTTATTAATGATTTCGAATTCTTTGGAGAACAGATCGTGCTGCTAACCTTCGAAAAAAAACCGGAAAAGAGCAAAGTAATGCTGGCGGATAAAGACAGCAGGATCATTAGCACTTTCCCAATACCGGTGAACGGAGAAGAGCTCTTCCGTGATTTTCTGGGAAATGTAAATGTGATCGGAAAAGATTCTGTTTACCGTGTACTGGTTAAAGAAAATAATCTTCGACTTGTTTCGGTTCCTCCGGAAGAATTCGAACACCTGATACGCCCTTGTATAGATACCGTTGCCGGCAAAATTGTTTTTTCTGATTACAGGGATGACTATCCCGAATTCAGCTATTACAGCTGGGATCCGTCAGACAGTGTGGCCGTTCGGTTGCGTCATATACTGGATGAAGACCTGGCACTCATGTATTCCTTTGAGTACGATTTTCTAACCACACGGCAAAAAGTATATGCCCGGAAAATGGAACTCGCAACCGGAATTGATAAACGCGAGATCGCGGCTTACATGACGAATTTTTCAGGTTCACGCTATTTTACTCCGCTGTATGCACCGCTTTTTGTAATCAGCGATACCCTTTACCTGTTTGAACATTACAAAAACTACTTATATCGGATGGATAAAGACGGTAAGGTGCTGGATTCTTCCTCTATAAACTATCATAAGCCTGAAAAGTGGAGAGAGTGGAGGAGAAGACTAATTCGGGAAGAAAACGGTTCGCGTGTTTTCGGATTGTTCCTAAAAGACGGTTATTATTCACTGAAAGAGATTGATATCCGTTCCGGGAAGGTGATCAGCGTTTCACGCTTGTATTTTCCTTATGTGGGAAAGATTCGGGTGAAGGACGGATATGCCTGGTATATCTACCGGCCGTTTGAATCACAGCAAAGCAAGTTTCTTTACAAGGAGCGGCTGAATGAATACAAGTAG
- a CDS encoding thioredoxin family protein, translating into MKGKVFIAGAIAALSLAAFTLHTPAELEIGAVMPKGDIKMKDVSGKEVTMNESKMKKGLLVIFTCNTCPYVAMYQSRIQEGILQATLSDIGVVLVNSNEAYRGNEDSFDAMKKYAADNKYTVPYVLDANSEVADAFGASKTPHVFLFDKDGKLVYKGGIDDSPKDMSAIKTWYLRDALSSVIDGKKVEINSTKSIGCSIKRVEHKH; encoded by the coding sequence ATGAAAGGAAAAGTATTTATCGCCGGCGCTATCGCCGCACTGAGTCTGGCCGCATTTACGCTCCATACTCCTGCTGAGCTCGAGATCGGAGCTGTAATGCCCAAAGGAGATATTAAGATGAAAGATGTCTCCGGCAAAGAAGTGACAATGAACGAGAGCAAAATGAAAAAAGGACTGCTGGTGATTTTCACCTGCAATACCTGCCCTTATGTTGCCATGTATCAGTCGCGGATCCAGGAAGGAATCCTGCAGGCTACACTTTCCGATATCGGAGTGGTGCTGGTGAATTCCAACGAGGCGTATCGTGGCAACGAAGATTCGTTTGATGCCATGAAGAAATATGCTGCTGATAACAAGTACACAGTTCCTTATGTGCTGGATGCCAATTCAGAGGTGGCCGACGCTTTCGGAGCCAGCAAAACGCCTCATGTTTTCCTTTTTGACAAAGACGGCAAGCTGGTATACAAAGGGGGAATTGATGATAGCCCGAAAGATATGAGTGCCATCAAAACATGGTACCTCCGCGATGCCCTGAGCAGCGTGATTGACGGAAAAAAAGTGGAGATCAATTCTACTAAGTCGATCGGATGTTCCATTAAACGCGTCGAGCACAAACACTAA